One segment of Pseudodesulfovibrio sp. 5S69 DNA contains the following:
- the rpsC gene encoding 30S ribosomal protein S3: MGQKVHPYGFRLGYNKNWLSRWYSKKDYPAFVFQDDQVRKFVKKKLYQAGVSRIEIERAGGKIRLIIHTARPGIVIGRKGVEIEKLREELRSKFQTEFTIEVNEIRRPEVEAQLVAENIAQQLERRIAFRRAMKRTVGLARKFGAEGIKVACAGRLAGAEIARGEWYRDGRVPLHTLRADIDYGFAEASTTYGVIGVKVWIFKGEILDKEVQQ, encoded by the coding sequence ATGGGACAGAAAGTACATCCTTACGGTTTTCGTCTGGGGTATAACAAGAACTGGCTGTCCCGCTGGTACAGCAAGAAGGACTATCCTGCGTTCGTCTTCCAGGACGACCAGGTCCGCAAGTTCGTCAAGAAAAAACTGTATCAGGCCGGCGTTTCCCGCATCGAGATCGAGCGGGCCGGCGGCAAGATTCGGCTGATCATCCACACCGCGCGTCCCGGTATCGTCATCGGCCGCAAGGGTGTTGAGATAGAAAAGTTGCGTGAGGAATTGCGCAGCAAGTTTCAAACCGAGTTCACCATTGAGGTCAACGAGATCCGTAGACCGGAGGTTGAAGCTCAGCTCGTAGCTGAGAACATTGCCCAGCAGCTCGAACGTCGAATTGCCTTCCGCCGTGCCATGAAGCGTACGGTGGGCCTTGCCAGGAAATTCGGCGCCGAGGGTATCAAAGTCGCGTGCGCAGGCCGCCTTGCCGGCGCTGAAATCGCCCGCGGCGAATGGTACCGTGATGGGCGTGTGCCCCTGCACACTCTCCGTGCCGACATCGACTACGGTTTCGCCGAGGCTTCGACCACCTACGGCGTGATCGGCGTCAAGGTCTGGATCTTCAAGGGTGAGATTCTGGACAAAGAGGTACAACAGTAA
- the rplP gene encoding 50S ribosomal protein L16, producing the protein MLAPKRVKFRKWQKGRLRGKAQRGNMVSFGDIGLKALEHGKITNQQIESARVAIMRHIKRGGKVWIRIFPDHPTTSKPAEVRQGKGKGAPDGWVAPVKPGRIMYEVKGVDIELAKEALKRASYKLPIKTAIVVKEGL; encoded by the coding sequence ATGCTTGCTCCAAAAAGAGTTAAATTCAGAAAATGGCAGAAAGGCCGACTCAGAGGCAAGGCCCAACGGGGTAACATGGTGTCCTTCGGCGATATCGGGCTGAAGGCATTGGAGCACGGAAAGATCACCAACCAGCAGATCGAGTCCGCCCGTGTCGCCATCATGCGGCACATCAAGCGCGGCGGTAAGGTCTGGATCCGCATCTTCCCTGATCACCCCACCACCTCCAAGCCCGCGGAAGTCCGTCAGGGCAAGGGTAAAGGCGCTCCCGACGGTTGGGTCGCGCCGGTGAAACCGGGCCGCATCATGTACGAAGTGAAGGGCGTTGACATCGAACTTGCCAAGGAGGCCCTCAAGCGCGCTTCCTACAAGCTGCCGATCAAGACGGCCATCGTTGTGAAGGAGGGTCTGTAA
- the rpmC gene encoding 50S ribosomal protein L29 — translation MTSKELRELDDAKLAEKLNESRHELFTMRFKHATAQLENTQALSGVKKTIARILTIQRERQGA, via the coding sequence ATGACTTCCAAGGAACTTCGTGAACTGGATGACGCCAAACTGGCAGAGAAGCTGAACGAATCCCGGCACGAGCTGTTCACCATGCGCTTCAAGCATGCGACCGCTCAGCTGGAAAACACGCAGGCCCTCTCCGGCGTCAAGAAGACCATCGCCCGTATCCTGACTATTCAGCGGGAACGACAGGGAGCGTAA
- the rpsQ gene encoding 30S ribosomal protein S17 encodes MAEFKYQGNKRLLTGLVISDKADKTIVVRVETLVKHPLLKKYIRRRKKFMAHDPANDCGVGDTVQIVESRPMSKRKRWHLVKILEKAV; translated from the coding sequence ATGGCTGAGTTCAAATACCAAGGCAACAAGCGCCTGCTCACCGGTTTGGTCATCTCCGACAAAGCCGACAAGACCATCGTCGTCCGCGTCGAGACCCTGGTGAAGCATCCGCTGCTGAAGAAGTACATCCGCCGCCGCAAAAAGTTCATGGCCCATGATCCGGCCAACGACTGCGGTGTTGGCGATACGGTGCAGATTGTCGAATCGAGGCCTATGTCCAAGCGCAAGCGCTGGCACCTGGTGAAGATTCTCGAAAAGGCCGTCTAG
- the rplN gene encoding 50S ribosomal protein L14: MIQVESNLDVADNSGAKKVACIKVLGGSKRRYASVGDIIVVSVKEAMPHSKVKKGSVMKAVVVRTKKELGRPDGSYIKFDNNSAVLLNNNMEPVGTRIFGPVARELRAAGFMKIVSLAPEVL; the protein is encoded by the coding sequence ATGATCCAGGTTGAATCCAATCTCGACGTGGCTGACAACTCCGGAGCCAAGAAGGTCGCCTGTATTAAGGTCCTCGGCGGTTCCAAGCGCCGTTACGCCAGCGTCGGAGATATTATCGTAGTGTCCGTTAAGGAGGCCATGCCCCATTCCAAGGTGAAGAAGGGCTCGGTCATGAAGGCGGTTGTCGTCCGCACCAAGAAGGAACTCGGTCGTCCCGACGGTTCCTACATCAAGTTCGACAACAATTCCGCCGTGCTGCTCAACAACAACATGGAGCCTGTCGGGACCCGTATCTTCGGTCCCGTGGCCCGTGAGTTGCGCGCCGCCGGTTTCATGAAGATCGTTTCCCTCGCTCCCGAGGTTCTGTAA
- the rplX gene encoding 50S ribosomal protein L24: MKTKIRKDDKVMVIAGKDKGKVGKVLKILKKQDKVLVEKVNMVQRHTKANPYAQQPGGIIEKEAPIHVSNVAIVCDACTKPTRVGYKKTEDGKKVRFCKKCNETFK, translated from the coding sequence ATGAAGACTAAAATCCGTAAAGACGACAAGGTCATGGTCATCGCCGGGAAGGACAAGGGAAAGGTCGGCAAGGTCTTGAAGATCCTCAAGAAGCAGGACAAGGTCCTGGTCGAGAAGGTCAACATGGTCCAGCGCCATACCAAGGCCAACCCGTATGCCCAGCAGCCCGGCGGCATTATCGAGAAGGAAGCCCCTATCCATGTATCCAATGTGGCTATTGTGTGCGACGCCTGCACCAAGCCCACGCGGGTAGGGTACAAGAAGACTGAAGACGGCAAGAAGGTGCGCTTCTGCAAGAAGTGCAACGAGACCTTCAAATAG
- the rplE gene encoding 50S ribosomal protein L5, whose protein sequence is MTRLEKVYNEKVVPELQKEYGYTSSMEIPRMTKISLNIGLGAASQNSKLIDAAVEELTAIAGQKAVVTLAKKSIAQFKLREGQPVGCRVTLRDDAMWDFYDKLVSFALPRVRDFRGIPDRGFDGRGNFTLGIKEHTIFPELDIDRVELVKGMNVTVATTAKTDKEGKTLLDLLGMPFKK, encoded by the coding sequence ATGACACGTCTCGAAAAAGTGTATAATGAAAAGGTCGTCCCCGAGCTCCAGAAGGAGTACGGTTACACCTCGTCCATGGAGATCCCGAGAATGACGAAGATCTCCCTGAACATCGGCCTCGGTGCAGCCAGCCAGAACAGCAAGCTCATCGATGCCGCCGTCGAGGAACTGACCGCCATCGCCGGCCAGAAGGCCGTGGTAACCCTGGCCAAGAAGTCCATCGCCCAGTTCAAGCTGCGCGAGGGACAACCGGTCGGTTGCCGCGTCACCCTGCGCGACGATGCCATGTGGGACTTTTACGACAAGCTCGTGAGCTTCGCACTGCCTCGGGTCCGCGACTTCCGCGGCATCCCCGACCGCGGTTTCGACGGCCGCGGGAACTTCACCCTTGGCATCAAGGAACACACCATCTTCCCCGAGCTCGACATCGACCGGGTGGAGCTGGTGAAGGGCATGAACGTCACCGTGGCGACCACGGCCAAGACGGACAAGGAAGGCAAGACCCTCCTCGATCTCCTTGGCATGCCCTTTAAAAAGTAG
- a CDS encoding type Z 30S ribosomal protein S14: protein MAKTSLRVKASRKPKFKVRAYNRCPICGRPRAFLRRYGICRICFRNKALAGELPGVRKASW from the coding sequence GTGGCCAAAACAAGCTTACGCGTCAAGGCGAGCCGCAAACCCAAGTTCAAGGTCCGCGCTTACAATCGGTGCCCGATTTGTGGCCGTCCTCGGGCTTTTCTGAGGCGGTACGGAATCTGCCGTATCTGCTTCCGCAACAAGGCTCTCGCCGGCGAACTGCCCGGCGTCCGCAAGGCGAGCTGGTAA
- the rpsH gene encoding 30S ribosomal protein S8 encodes MAVVDPVADMLTRIRNAYGAYHTDVAVPTSKMKSSIAGILKEEGYIADYAVEDRDISITLKYADGKPLITGLKKVSKPGRRVYVGASDIPRVQNGIGICIVSTSKGLLEGAKAKEANVGGELLCEIW; translated from the coding sequence ATGGCTGTTGTTGATCCTGTAGCCGACATGTTGACCCGCATCCGGAATGCGTACGGCGCCTATCACACCGATGTCGCTGTCCCGACTTCGAAGATGAAGTCTTCCATCGCGGGTATCCTGAAGGAAGAAGGTTATATCGCCGACTACGCTGTCGAGGACAGGGACATCAGTATTACCCTCAAGTACGCCGACGGCAAACCGCTCATTACTGGCCTGAAGAAGGTCAGCAAGCCCGGTCGTCGCGTGTACGTTGGTGCTTCTGATATCCCCCGTGTCCAGAACGGCATCGGTATTTGTATCGTGTCCACCTCCAAAGGGCTGCTTGAAGGCGCCAAGGCCAAAGAGGCCAACGTCGGCGGCGAGCTGCTCTGCGAAATCTGGTAA
- the rplF gene encoding 50S ribosomal protein L6, with the protein MSRIGKNPIDIPSGVEVSVGASEIQVKGPKGTLATPVDPAVAYKIEDGKVYVSRVDDSRQARGQHGLRRTLLANCVDGVTKGFSKTLEVIGVGYKVSVQGKKVVLAVGYSHPVEFDLPAGLEAKVEGAKLTIEGIDKQLVGEIAARIRRVRPPEPYKGKGIKYLDEIIRRKAGKSGSK; encoded by the coding sequence ATGTCTCGTATAGGAAAGAATCCCATCGACATCCCCTCGGGTGTCGAGGTGTCTGTCGGAGCCTCCGAAATCCAGGTCAAGGGTCCCAAGGGGACCTTGGCTACCCCGGTCGATCCGGCCGTGGCGTATAAGATAGAGGATGGCAAGGTGTATGTCTCCCGCGTGGATGATTCCCGCCAGGCGCGCGGCCAGCACGGTCTTCGTAGGACCCTGCTCGCCAACTGCGTGGATGGCGTGACCAAGGGCTTTTCCAAGACCCTGGAAGTCATCGGCGTCGGATACAAGGTGTCCGTGCAGGGCAAGAAAGTCGTTCTGGCCGTCGGGTATTCCCACCCGGTCGAGTTCGACCTGCCCGCCGGTCTGGAGGCCAAGGTGGAAGGCGCCAAGCTGACCATCGAGGGCATCGACAAGCAGCTTGTCGGTGAAATTGCGGCCCGGATCCGTCGTGTGCGTCCGCCCGAACCCTACAAGGGCAAGGGCATCAAGTACCTCGACGAGATCATTCGCCGCAAGGCCGGTAAGTCCGGTTCCAAGTAG
- the rplR gene encoding 50S ribosomal protein L18 gives MSKSKNAQRLLRKPRIRKKISGTEVRPRLVVYRSNQHLYAQLVDDVNGVTLASASTQVLNKDGEALKANKDSAAKVGMAIAEAAKAKQIEACVFDRNGYIYHGKIKALADGAREGGLKF, from the coding sequence ATGAGCAAAAGCAAGAATGCACAGCGGCTTCTTCGCAAGCCCCGCATCAGAAAGAAGATCTCCGGTACCGAAGTCCGGCCCCGTCTGGTCGTCTATCGCTCCAACCAGCATCTCTATGCCCAGTTGGTCGACGACGTGAACGGCGTGACCCTGGCCTCCGCCAGCACTCAGGTGCTGAACAAGGACGGCGAGGCGCTGAAGGCCAACAAGGATTCTGCCGCCAAGGTGGGCATGGCCATTGCCGAGGCCGCCAAGGCCAAGCAGATCGAGGCCTGTGTCTTCGACCGGAACGGATATATCTATCACGGCAAGATCAAAGCCCTTGCCGACGGCGCCCGTGAAGGCGGGCTGAAATTCTAG
- the rpsE gene encoding 30S ribosomal protein S5, whose product MEQNDSGLIEKIVYLNRVAKVVKGGRRFSFSCLVVVGDGEGGVGYGLGKANEVPEAIRKASERAKKNMINVPLLDGTLPYEVLGRYGAGRVMLKPASRGTGIIAGGPVRAIMEAVGVNDILTKAIGTNNPHNVLRATMAGLESLRSAEEVSALRGVTVSTPRK is encoded by the coding sequence ATGGAACAGAATGACAGTGGATTGATTGAAAAAATCGTCTACCTCAATCGCGTCGCCAAGGTTGTCAAGGGTGGCCGCCGTTTCAGCTTTAGCTGCCTGGTGGTCGTCGGTGACGGTGAAGGGGGAGTCGGTTACGGCCTGGGTAAGGCCAACGAAGTGCCCGAAGCCATTCGCAAAGCGAGTGAGCGCGCCAAGAAGAACATGATCAATGTTCCTCTGTTGGACGGCACCCTCCCGTATGAGGTCCTGGGACGTTACGGCGCGGGCCGCGTCATGCTCAAGCCCGCCAGCCGAGGCACCGGCATCATCGCCGGCGGTCCCGTTCGTGCGATCATGGAGGCCGTGGGCGTCAATGACATCCTGACCAAGGCCATCGGCACCAACAATCCGCACAACGTGTTGCGTGCCACCATGGCCGGATTGGAGTCCCTGCGGAGCGCGGAAGAGGTCTCGGCCCTGCGCGGCGTGACGGTCTCCACTCCCAGAAAGTAG
- the rpmD gene encoding 50S ribosomal protein L30, translated as MIKVKQIKSKIACKPDQVKTLESLGLRRINQVKEHDDNPVIRGMIYKVRHLVEVTES; from the coding sequence GTGATTAAAGTCAAGCAGATCAAAAGCAAGATTGCCTGCAAGCCCGACCAGGTCAAGACCCTGGAATCCCTGGGCCTGCGCAGGATCAATCAGGTCAAAGAGCACGATGACAATCCCGTCATCCGCGGAATGATCTACAAGGTCAGACACCTGGTGGAGGTTACCGAATCATGA
- the rplO gene encoding 50S ribosomal protein L15, protein MRLHELYAFPEEYKNRKRIGRGSGSGWGKTAAKGHKGQNARAGGGVRPGFEGGQMPLARRLPKRGFKNPFREEYEAVNVGRLIALFEGKDEITVADMYERGVVKSGAPVKVLGTGDVDKAVTIEAHRFSASAADKIAKAGGTAKAIEA, encoded by the coding sequence ATGAGACTTCATGAACTCTACGCCTTCCCGGAAGAATATAAGAACCGCAAGCGCATAGGGCGCGGCTCCGGCTCCGGATGGGGCAAGACCGCCGCCAAGGGCCACAAGGGTCAGAATGCCCGTGCCGGCGGCGGCGTCCGCCCCGGTTTCGAAGGCGGCCAGATGCCTCTGGCCCGCCGCCTGCCCAAGCGCGGGTTCAAGAATCCCTTCCGTGAAGAATACGAAGCCGTCAACGTGGGCCGCCTGATCGCCCTGTTCGAAGGCAAGGATGAGATTACCGTTGCCGACATGTACGAGCGCGGCGTCGTCAAGAGCGGCGCTCCGGTCAAAGTGCTGGGCACCGGTGACGTCGACAAGGCCGTGACCATCGAAGCCCATCGCTTCAGCGCGTCCGCCGCCGACAAGATTGCCAAGGCCGGCGGTACCGCCAAGGCCATTGAGGCGTAA
- the secY gene encoding preprotein translocase subunit SecY codes for MSGVDNIARLPELRKKLLWTFALLAVYRLGIHIPIPGVDSAALSEFFAQAQNTLFGVFDMFSGGGLKRMSIFALGIMPYISASIILQLLTVVSPELKRLQKDEGEAGRKKITQYTRYGTVLITVVQGFAIATGLESMSSPTGAPMVLYSGIGFKLMTILTLTAGTVFLMWLGEQMTEKGIGNGISLIIYAGIVAGLPAALINTLQLMTVGEISLFILLILLVVMVATLAFIVFMERGQRRIPIHYAKRQQGRRMFGGQTTHLPLKINTAGVIPPIFASSILMFPATLAQFSNNKYLQDFSAYFRPDSILYNILYIGIIIFFCYFYTAIMFDPKGIAENIQKQGGFIPGIRPGNRTREYIDKVLARITLWGAFYVSAVCVLPMLLISKFGVPFYFGGTSLLIVVGVAMDFMGQIESYMISRQYEGLMGKGNKLKGRR; via the coding sequence ATGTCAGGAGTTGATAATATTGCCCGGTTGCCGGAGCTGCGTAAAAAGCTGCTCTGGACGTTCGCACTGCTCGCTGTCTACCGGTTGGGCATACACATCCCTATTCCCGGCGTCGATAGTGCCGCGCTTTCCGAGTTCTTCGCTCAGGCGCAGAACACCCTCTTCGGCGTGTTCGACATGTTCTCCGGCGGTGGACTCAAACGGATGTCCATCTTCGCCCTGGGTATCATGCCGTACATCTCGGCCTCGATTATCCTTCAACTTCTGACCGTGGTCAGCCCCGAGCTGAAACGTCTCCAGAAGGATGAAGGCGAGGCCGGCCGGAAGAAGATAACCCAGTACACCCGGTACGGCACGGTGCTCATCACCGTGGTGCAGGGTTTCGCCATCGCCACCGGTCTGGAGTCCATGAGCTCGCCCACGGGCGCCCCCATGGTCCTCTATTCCGGTATCGGCTTCAAGCTGATGACGATCCTGACCCTGACCGCGGGCACCGTGTTCCTGATGTGGCTGGGCGAGCAGATGACCGAAAAGGGCATCGGCAACGGCATCTCGCTGATCATCTACGCGGGTATCGTCGCCGGCCTTCCGGCCGCGCTGATCAATACCCTGCAGTTGATGACCGTGGGCGAGATCTCCTTGTTCATCCTGCTCATCCTGCTGGTCGTGATGGTGGCCACCTTGGCCTTCATCGTGTTCATGGAGCGCGGACAGCGTCGTATTCCCATTCACTATGCCAAACGTCAGCAAGGACGCCGCATGTTCGGCGGGCAGACCACGCATCTGCCGCTGAAGATCAACACCGCCGGTGTTATTCCGCCGATCTTCGCGTCCTCCATCCTGATGTTCCCTGCAACGCTTGCCCAGTTCTCGAACAACAAGTACCTGCAGGACTTCTCGGCCTACTTCAGGCCCGATTCCATCCTGTACAATATCCTGTACATCGGAATCATCATCTTCTTCTGCTATTTCTACACGGCGATCATGTTCGATCCCAAGGGAATCGCGGAGAACATCCAGAAGCAGGGCGGGTTCATCCCGGGCATCCGCCCGGGCAACCGCACCCGCGAGTACATCGACAAGGTGCTTGCCCGCATCACCCTGTGGGGCGCCTTTTATGTCTCGGCGGTCTGCGTGCTGCCCATGCTCCTGATCAGCAAATTCGGCGTCCCGTTCTATTTCGGCGGCACCTCCCTGCTGATCGTGGTCGGCGTGGCCATGGACTTCATGGGCCAGATCGAGTCCTACATGATCTCCCGCCAGTACGAGGGATTGATGGGGAAAGGCAATAAACTCAAAGGAAGGCGTTAG
- the map gene encoding type I methionyl aminopeptidase translates to MKKFRGVFLKNDKEIGLMREANRLVSRILDELGENVRPGVSTMYFENICRARCDEYGVRPNFLGYQGFPFALCCSVNEEIVHGFPSEERILKEGDIVSFDMGVEYKGFHGDSARTFGVGKVSNEAQKLMDVTRESLYIGIEQARPGNNLYDISAAIQSYVEGFGLGIVRRFVGHGIGSHLHEKPEIPNFVPRGLSGVPLKAGMVLAIEPMVTLGTHEVEVLDDNWTAVTKDGSLAAHFEHSVAVTSDGPRILSLSD, encoded by the coding sequence TTGAAAAAGTTTCGGGGCGTCTTCCTCAAGAATGATAAAGAGATTGGCCTCATGCGTGAGGCCAATCGCCTTGTTTCCAGAATTCTCGACGAACTCGGTGAAAACGTCAGACCCGGCGTTTCCACCATGTACTTCGAGAACATCTGCCGCGCACGCTGCGACGAGTACGGTGTAAGGCCGAACTTCCTGGGATACCAGGGATTCCCCTTCGCCCTGTGCTGCTCGGTCAACGAGGAGATCGTGCACGGCTTTCCCTCCGAGGAGCGCATCCTCAAGGAGGGCGACATCGTCAGTTTTGACATGGGTGTCGAATACAAGGGATTCCATGGAGACTCCGCCCGCACCTTCGGGGTGGGCAAAGTTTCCAATGAAGCGCAGAAACTCATGGATGTAACCCGCGAGTCTCTGTATATAGGGATCGAGCAGGCCCGGCCCGGAAACAATCTGTATGACATCTCCGCGGCAATCCAGTCATACGTGGAAGGGTTCGGCCTGGGTATCGTCCGTCGTTTTGTAGGTCATGGGATCGGCAGTCACCTTCATGAGAAGCCCGAGATCCCCAACTTCGTGCCCAGGGGGCTGTCCGGCGTTCCTCTCAAAGCCGGAATGGTCCTTGCCATTGAGCCGATGGTCACACTGGGAACGCACGAAGTCGAGGTTCTGGACGACAACTGGACTGCGGTAACCAAGGACGGTTCACTGGCTGCTCACTTCGAGCACTCCGTGGCCGTGACCTCCGACGGACCGAGAATATTGAGCCTGTCCGACTAG
- the rpmJ gene encoding 50S ribosomal protein L36, which translates to MKVRPSVKKMCSKCKVIRRNGVLRVICENPRHKQRQG; encoded by the coding sequence ATGAAAGTCAGACCTTCTGTGAAGAAAATGTGTTCCAAGTGCAAAGTAATTCGGCGCAACGGTGTGCTGCGGGTGATCTGCGAAAATCCCCGGCACAAGCAGCGTCAAGGATAG
- the rpsM gene encoding 30S ribosomal protein S13 — MARIAGVDLPRNKRVDIALTYIYGIGRTMALQILDTTGIDWKTSSDDLTAEDVNQIRVEIENNYKVEGDLRREITTNIKRLMDIGCYRGLRHRRGLPVRGQKSKTNARTRKGPRRSVMGRKKK; from the coding sequence ATGGCACGTATTGCTGGCGTTGATCTGCCGAGGAACAAGCGCGTCGATATCGCGTTGACGTACATCTACGGCATCGGCCGTACCATGGCCCTGCAGATTCTCGACACCACCGGTATCGACTGGAAGACCAGCAGTGACGACCTCACTGCCGAAGACGTCAACCAGATCCGCGTCGAGATCGAGAACAACTACAAGGTTGAGGGCGATCTCCGCCGTGAGATCACCACCAACATCAAACGCTTGATGGACATCGGCTGCTACCGCGGTCTGCGCCATCGCCGCGGTCTGCCCGTTCGCGGTCAGAAGTCCAAGACCAACGCCCGCACCCGCAAGGGGCCGCGCCGTTCCGTCATGGGCCGCAAGAAGAAATAG
- the rpsK gene encoding 30S ribosomal protein S11 — protein MAKPRRSGKKKEKKNIPVGIAHVKATFNNTIVTFTDVKGNVVSWASAGAHFKGSRKSTPFAAQMAAEAAAKRAQDSGMRTVGIYVKGPGSGREAAMRAINNVGFKVTFIRDITPIPHNGCRPPKRRRV, from the coding sequence ATGGCTAAACCCCGTCGCTCTGGGAAGAAAAAAGAGAAGAAGAATATTCCCGTCGGTATTGCCCACGTCAAGGCCACGTTCAACAATACGATCGTGACCTTCACCGACGTCAAGGGCAATGTCGTCAGCTGGGCTTCCGCCGGTGCTCATTTTAAGGGTTCCCGCAAGTCCACTCCTTTCGCGGCCCAGATGGCTGCCGAAGCCGCCGCCAAGCGCGCCCAGGATTCCGGCATGCGCACTGTGGGCATTTACGTCAAGGGCCCCGGCTCCGGCCGTGAGGCCGCCATGCGCGCCATCAACAACGTCGGCTTCAAGGTGACCTTCATTCGGGACATCACCCCGATTCCCCACAATGGTTGCCGTCCGCCCAAACGCCGCAGGGTCTAA
- the rpsD gene encoding 30S ribosomal protein S4, with the protein MARYTQAKCKLCRREGEKLFLKGDRCYTDKCAYEKRPYPPGHAGRMRHKMSDYAIQLREKQKVRRMYGVLEGQFRMYYKRAEGMKGVAGHNLLFLLERRLDNVIYRLGFANSRDQARQLVRHGIFKLNGRRVSIPSMQVKAEDVIEVREEARKIPVINEAQEVIARRGCPEWLESDGANFKGTVKAMPSREDIQFPINEQLIVELYSK; encoded by the coding sequence GTGGCAAGATATACTCAAGCTAAATGCAAGCTGTGCCGCCGCGAGGGAGAGAAACTCTTCCTCAAGGGTGATCGCTGCTACACCGACAAGTGCGCCTACGAGAAGCGGCCCTATCCTCCGGGACACGCCGGCCGCATGCGCCACAAGATGTCCGACTACGCCATCCAGCTTCGCGAGAAGCAGAAGGTCCGCCGCATGTACGGCGTCCTGGAAGGCCAGTTCCGTATGTACTACAAGCGTGCCGAGGGCATGAAGGGCGTGGCCGGCCACAACCTGCTGTTCCTGTTGGAGCGTCGTCTCGACAACGTGATCTATCGTCTCGGCTTCGCCAACTCCCGCGACCAGGCTCGCCAGTTGGTCCGTCACGGCATCTTCAAGCTCAACGGCCGCCGCGTGAGCATCCCGTCCATGCAGGTCAAGGCCGAGGATGTCATCGAGGTCCGTGAGGAAGCCCGCAAGATCCCCGTGATCAACGAGGCCCAGGAAGTCATTGCCCGCCGCGGCTGCCCCGAGTGGCTGGAATCCGACGGCGCCAACTTCAAGGGCACGGTTAAGGCCATGCCGAGCCGGGAAGACATCCAGTTCCCGATCAACGAGCAGCTGATTGTCGAATTGTACTCCAAGTAA
- a CDS encoding DNA-directed RNA polymerase subunit alpha has protein sequence MLIENGDKLINTRNWSELVKPESLVRDPKSSRMYGKFICEPLERGYATTIGNAMRRVLLSSMQGCAIVSATIEGVQHEFTTLPGVLEDMTEVVLNLKQVRIAMTTDEPQRLVLEANKKGQVTAGMIQENQNVTILNKDQLIATLTENRSLKMELEVRMGKGYVPADMHEGLTDEIGSMVLDASYSPVKKVAYSVEQARVGQMTNYDKLILEVWTDGSVTPEDACAYSAKILKDQLSVFINFDESSSETHEEEDDSIDLNPNLFKSIDELELSVRATNCLKAANIQLVGELVQRTEQTMLKTKNFGRKSLDEIRRVLDGMSLKFGMTVEDFDKKYQEWLKRKEKNEA, from the coding sequence ATGCTTATTGAGAACGGCGACAAACTCATCAACACCCGCAATTGGAGCGAACTGGTCAAGCCCGAGTCCCTCGTGCGCGATCCCAAGTCCTCCAGGATGTATGGTAAATTCATCTGCGAACCCTTAGAACGCGGCTATGCCACCACCATCGGCAACGCCATGCGTCGGGTTCTGCTCTCCTCCATGCAGGGCTGCGCCATCGTCAGCGCGACCATCGAGGGAGTGCAGCATGAGTTCACCACGCTGCCCGGGGTTCTTGAGGACATGACCGAGGTTGTGCTGAACCTGAAGCAGGTTCGCATTGCCATGACCACGGACGAGCCTCAGCGCTTGGTCCTCGAAGCCAACAAGAAGGGGCAGGTCACTGCCGGCATGATCCAGGAAAACCAGAATGTCACCATTCTGAACAAGGATCAGCTTATCGCCACGCTGACCGAAAACCGCTCCCTGAAGATGGAATTGGAAGTCCGCATGGGCAAGGGCTACGTCCCGGCCGACATGCACGAAGGGCTGACCGATGAAATCGGCTCCATGGTCCTCGACGCCAGCTACTCCCCCGTCAAGAAGGTCGCATACTCCGTCGAACAGGCGCGTGTCGGCCAGATGACGAACTATGACAAACTCATCCTGGAAGTGTGGACCGACGGTTCCGTCACTCCCGAGGATGCCTGTGCATACAGCGCCAAGATCCTCAAGGACCAGCTTTCGGTGTTCATCAACTTCGACGAATCCTCCTCCGAGACGCATGAGGAAGAGGACGATTCCATCGATCTGAACCCGAACCTCTTCAAGTCCATTGACGAGCTCGAACTCTCGGTTCGCGCCACCAACTGCTTGAAGGCCGCCAACATCCAGTTGGTGGGCGAATTGGTTCAGCGCACCGAACAGACCATGCTCAAGACCAAGAACTTCGGCCGCAAGTCCCTGGACGAGATCCGCCGGGTTCTCGACGGCATGTCCTTGAAGTTCGGCATGACTGTCGAGGATTTTGACAAGAAATACCAGGAATGGTTGAAGAGGAAAGAGAAAAATGAGGCATAG